From a region of the Salinispira pacifica genome:
- the mreC gene encoding rod shape-determining protein MreC, which produces MDFRELGTKHRESIILALILIVSLVALSLQSSRFTSIPQRIGLGISSTVERIFTGSGKFISRTVNSISELRDLRAEYTNLLSELEKSRQIFQSMEALEAENEQLRSALAYSRNSEFVHSPAEIIGKDPGISFTSLLVNKGSAHGIQAGMPVVGFQNGKQGLVGKVIEVSRYASLVRPLVDPESYVSARLSRTRYEGLLRGLGSDEDLLLMEYVDRESRNQISVGDEVITSGLDSVYPSNIRIGTISSINAKSYSTSLELDVVPYIQYSRLEHVFIIHTSSQKAGS; this is translated from the coding sequence GTGGATTTTCGAGAACTTGGCACCAAACATCGGGAAAGCATAATTCTGGCGCTGATCCTTATTGTTTCTCTGGTCGCCCTGAGCCTTCAGAGCAGCCGCTTCACATCCATACCTCAAAGAATCGGTCTGGGTATCAGTTCAACAGTGGAGCGGATTTTCACCGGCAGCGGGAAATTTATCAGCCGCACGGTAAACTCTATTTCAGAACTTCGGGATTTACGGGCTGAATATACCAATTTACTCTCAGAGCTGGAAAAAAGCAGACAGATTTTTCAAAGCATGGAAGCCCTTGAGGCGGAAAATGAACAGCTTCGATCCGCTCTGGCATACTCCAGAAACAGCGAGTTTGTTCACAGCCCTGCTGAAATCATCGGGAAAGACCCGGGTATTTCCTTTACCAGTCTATTGGTAAATAAAGGCAGCGCCCACGGCATCCAGGCGGGAATGCCGGTTGTAGGATTCCAGAACGGGAAGCAGGGTCTGGTGGGCAAGGTCATTGAAGTAAGCAGATATGCATCTCTTGTGCGGCCTCTTGTGGATCCTGAAAGCTATGTTTCCGCAAGATTAAGCCGAACCCGCTATGAGGGTCTTCTCAGGGGGCTTGGAAGTGATGAAGACCTCCTTCTCATGGAGTATGTGGACAGAGAATCCCGAAATCAGATCAGTGTGGGGGATGAAGTGATAACCTCAGGTTTGGATTCCGTGTATCCGTCAAATATCAGAATAGGAACCATCTCTTCCATCAATGCAAAATCCTACTCAACTTCCCTTGAACTGGATGTTGTACCCTATATTCAGTATTCCCGGCTTGAACATGTCTTTATTATTCATACTTCATCACAAAAGGCGGGAAGCTGA
- the mreD gene encoding rod shape-determining protein MreD — protein sequence MLWILIPYILPLLLLYLSSGPGQVIAIQGALPQLSLVVLVYYGNSRNAFHGELIGLLIGLTADVLGAAPLGFYSFSFTLVGYLAGISRGKVYIDAIFTPVLMVGVFIFLKAFISFLLAGIFGFEAVQEVVFNRIFFISLLYSLLLTPILFAVLKALDKILPRRLRGGYQD from the coding sequence ATGCTGTGGATTCTCATACCGTATATTTTACCCCTTCTGCTTCTGTATCTCAGCAGCGGTCCCGGACAGGTTATTGCAATACAGGGAGCCCTCCCGCAGCTCAGTCTGGTTGTCCTTGTATATTATGGAAACAGCCGCAATGCCTTCCATGGTGAACTGATCGGGCTGCTTATCGGTCTTACCGCCGATGTGCTGGGGGCCGCGCCTCTGGGCTTCTACAGTTTCAGCTTCACCCTTGTCGGATATCTGGCGGGGATCAGCAGGGGAAAGGTCTATATTGATGCGATTTTTACCCCGGTTCTGATGGTAGGGGTGTTTATTTTCCTGAAGGCGTTTATCAGTTTTCTCCTGGCGGGGATATTCGGTTTCGAAGCCGTGCAGGAAGTGGTCTTTAACAGGATCTTTTTTATCTCCCTCCTGTATAGCCTGCTTCTCACCCCCATTCTCTTCGCAGTTTTGAAAGCTCTGGATAAAATACTGCCCCGGCGGCTGAGAGGGGGGTATCAGGATTGA
- the mrdA gene encoding penicillin-binding protein 2, with protein sequence MRKGSGNSGIQQKKLIIIASLMFAVIGLYIIRLFSLQIVDNYVYKAQADQVSRRRQIIPTRRGEVYDRNFDQPLVTNIDTFAILLDLSKVPSDGLQDLITRLADALNTSETLLWNKIPSSRNENYALYEIWNGASFHQISAIAERIDLYPGISWESRPTRYYTQGDLMAHVLGYTGEITAEELQILYNQGYAGAREIGKTGVEKQYDNLLRGEEGIRYGRVDARGRQVQDLEDVPPELGKSLVLTLDRHVQRLVEDAMGPRIGGAIVMNPKNGEIIAMHSYPDYDPNIFYSAGADSDIQRLNSDPRAPLLNRTIQAAGSPASTFKTLMSVAMLQEEAFDPQEEIYCPGYVVVGDRTFHCHDHDGHGYVNMYEALAESCNVYYYTIGKDYLEVEGILDYSLRFGLGDYSGIDLPNEVRGLLPSPEWKELNYNTPWVGGDTVNLSIGQGFLTVTPLQMANLTAAVVNDGLVYQPHVLKEVRDQSSLELVDQFEPRILRDIGVDEEVFQEVRKGMEMVISQGTARWVITSDSAQIAGKTGTAETGFEEQKHSWFISYVPANPEPGEKQYVVVVWIDAANEWDWWGPKAANIIIHGIMNNMNFEDAVRDLQPLWYLGIPELERILNPLMPPDNDSGQAFSDGNERTANESTAAGSDVDIPVQEEPIGEGNDD encoded by the coding sequence TTGAGAAAGGGGTCCGGAAATAGCGGAATTCAACAGAAAAAACTGATTATTATCGCTTCTCTCATGTTTGCCGTAATAGGACTCTATATAATACGGCTCTTTTCCCTGCAGATAGTGGATAACTATGTGTACAAGGCCCAGGCTGATCAAGTGTCCCGGCGCAGACAGATTATTCCCACACGCAGAGGTGAGGTGTACGACAGGAACTTTGATCAGCCCCTTGTTACAAACATCGATACTTTTGCAATTCTACTGGACCTTTCCAAGGTTCCCAGCGACGGACTGCAGGATCTGATAACCCGGCTTGCCGACGCGCTGAACACCAGCGAAACCCTTCTCTGGAACAAGATTCCCAGCAGCCGCAATGAAAACTATGCCCTGTATGAGATATGGAACGGTGCCAGTTTCCACCAGATTTCTGCCATTGCCGAGCGAATTGATCTCTACCCCGGGATCAGCTGGGAATCCCGGCCGACCCGCTATTATACCCAGGGAGATCTGATGGCCCACGTGCTGGGCTATACAGGGGAGATTACCGCCGAGGAGCTGCAGATTCTCTATAATCAGGGGTATGCAGGAGCCCGGGAAATCGGAAAAACCGGTGTGGAAAAACAATACGATAATCTGCTCCGGGGTGAAGAAGGCATACGATACGGCCGGGTGGATGCCCGGGGAAGGCAGGTGCAGGATCTTGAGGATGTCCCTCCGGAACTGGGAAAATCCCTGGTTCTCACCCTGGACCGGCACGTTCAAAGACTGGTTGAGGATGCCATGGGGCCGCGGATCGGCGGAGCAATCGTCATGAACCCGAAAAATGGTGAAATTATTGCTATGCACAGCTATCCGGATTACGATCCCAATATTTTTTATTCCGCCGGTGCTGATTCTGATATTCAAAGACTCAATTCCGATCCCAGGGCTCCATTGCTGAACCGCACCATCCAGGCAGCAGGAAGTCCCGCATCCACCTTCAAGACGCTGATGAGCGTGGCCATGCTCCAGGAGGAGGCCTTCGATCCGCAAGAGGAGATTTACTGCCCGGGATACGTGGTGGTGGGTGACAGGACATTCCATTGCCACGATCATGACGGCCACGGATATGTGAATATGTACGAAGCTCTGGCGGAATCGTGCAACGTGTACTACTACACAATAGGCAAAGATTATCTGGAAGTTGAAGGCATACTCGATTATTCCCTTCGTTTCGGGCTGGGAGACTACAGCGGAATTGATCTGCCTAATGAAGTGAGGGGGCTTCTCCCCAGTCCCGAGTGGAAGGAGCTCAATTACAATACGCCCTGGGTCGGAGGCGATACAGTGAACCTTTCAATCGGTCAGGGTTTTCTTACCGTCACGCCCTTGCAAATGGCAAATCTCACCGCGGCGGTGGTAAACGACGGGCTGGTGTATCAGCCCCATGTACTCAAGGAAGTACGGGATCAGTCCAGTCTTGAACTGGTGGATCAGTTTGAACCCCGCATCCTCCGGGATATCGGCGTGGATGAGGAAGTATTTCAAGAGGTCCGAAAAGGGATGGAGATGGTTATATCCCAGGGTACCGCCAGGTGGGTAATTACCAGTGATTCCGCCCAGATCGCCGGCAAGACCGGCACGGCAGAGACCGGATTTGAAGAACAAAAACACTCCTGGTTTATTTCCTATGTACCTGCAAATCCGGAACCCGGGGAAAAACAGTACGTTGTGGTGGTCTGGATTGATGCCGCAAATGAATGGGATTGGTGGGGGCCGAAGGCAGCCAACATTATTATCCATGGTATCATGAACAACATGAATTTCGAGGATGCCGTTCGGGATCTCCAGCCTCTGTGGTACTTGGGAATCCCGGAACTTGAGCGAATACTCAATCCACTCATGCCGCCGGATAATGACTCCGGCCAGGCGTTTTCCGACGGTAATGAACGGACTGCCAATGAAAGCACTGCCGCAGGGTCCGACGTCGACATTCCGGTTCAGGAAGAACCCATAGGGGAGGGGAACGATGATTAA
- the rodA gene encoding rod shape-determining protein RodA produces MINRRSSINIDYLLIIATVALILIGILFIYSSAINSEGKLTSNEYIRQIIWAVIGAAMMIAVSLVKYDMLRDFSPIIYGFFFFLLGFTLFRGAVVNGARSWLGIGPFGIQPSEFMKLGIILLLAYYLDRAGERDIGGVRVFFVSFLIIIPPMALVLLQPDFGTAMVYMPIALFMLYAAGARPLYLIFIIAVIFFTGIFTVLPEWERMIYEGSIEIFAIFNEPVYFALISGGLLLSLVISLVGLFGLKKEYFFFIAMGFAILLISFVLAPGARWFLRDHQMMRLIVFLDPYVDPRGAGWNIIQSLTAVGSGGFSGMGFLQGTQSHYQYLPQQSTDFIFSILSEEWGFLGGVLISGLYGGIILRGVIIAHQARTRFGAFIAVGVISMLFFHFIVNVGMAIGLMPITGIPLMFLSYGGSSLWTALLGMGLLMSVSHHRYTY; encoded by the coding sequence ATGATTAATCGAAGATCCTCCATCAATATAGATTATCTGCTTATCATAGCAACGGTTGCGTTGATACTGATCGGTATACTGTTCATCTATTCCTCGGCGATCAACTCAGAAGGGAAGCTCACGAGCAATGAGTATATTCGACAAATAATCTGGGCGGTTATCGGCGCTGCAATGATGATCGCAGTCTCTTTGGTCAAGTACGATATGCTTCGTGACTTTTCTCCAATAATTTACGGTTTTTTCTTTTTTCTCCTGGGCTTCACCCTTTTCAGGGGGGCGGTGGTGAACGGAGCCAGAAGCTGGCTGGGCATCGGTCCCTTCGGGATACAGCCTTCGGAATTTATGAAGCTGGGAATAATCCTTCTTCTGGCATACTATCTGGATCGGGCAGGAGAGCGGGATATCGGAGGTGTGAGGGTGTTTTTTGTGTCCTTCCTGATAATTATTCCGCCCATGGCACTTGTCCTCTTACAGCCCGATTTCGGGACGGCCATGGTATATATGCCCATTGCTTTGTTTATGCTGTATGCCGCAGGGGCAAGACCCTTGTATCTCATTTTTATTATTGCGGTAATTTTTTTCACCGGAATATTCACCGTGCTTCCGGAATGGGAGCGCATGATTTACGAAGGCAGTATAGAAATCTTTGCTATATTCAATGAACCGGTATATTTCGCTCTCATCAGCGGAGGACTGCTTCTCAGCTTGGTTATTTCCCTTGTCGGGCTGTTCGGACTAAAAAAAGAATACTTCTTTTTTATCGCCATGGGCTTCGCAATACTTCTCATATCTTTTGTGCTGGCTCCAGGAGCACGGTGGTTTCTCAGGGACCATCAGATGATGCGGCTGATTGTATTTCTCGATCCCTATGTGGATCCCCGGGGAGCAGGATGGAACATCATTCAGAGCCTGACTGCTGTGGGTTCCGGAGGATTTTCCGGAATGGGATTTCTTCAGGGAACCCAGAGTCATTATCAATATCTGCCGCAGCAAAGCACTGATTTCATCTTCTCAATTCTTTCCGAGGAATGGGGCTTCTTGGGAGGGGTGCTTATCTCCGGCCTGTACGGAGGGATAATTCTTCGGGGTGTGATAATTGCTCATCAGGCGCGGACCCGGTTCGGCGCTTTTATTGCCGTCGGCGTAATCTCCATGCTGTTTTTCCACTTTATCGTGAATGTGGGAATGGCCATCGGCCTGATGCCCATAACCGGAATACCCCTTATGTTTTTATCCTACGGGGGATCCAGTCTATGGACTGCATTACTGGGCATGGGTCTGCTCATGTCCGTAAGTCATCACCGATACACCTATTAA
- the mazG gene encoding nucleoside triphosphate pyrophosphohydrolase, whose protein sequence is MKNLVPEDEKSLDTGRSFSHVYNIIRSLRGPNGCPWDKEQTALSLRNALIEEAYESIEAINNQDREHMREELGDVLLVTLLISYIEEQSGAFTVQDVISGLSEKLIRRHPHVFGEENLDSSEEVLIQWDKIKAINEGRGIPSSILDSVPKHLPNMDRSFKLQKKAAKYGFDWQDHRGVLEKIREELDEVEDVLTRLEEHDEDSDDAFLQKELEHELGDVLFAVINLARKTGVHPNEALSRTNSKFYRRFSYIEEKMAEANLEMNQENLDQMERFWIEAKHREVQEQTV, encoded by the coding sequence GTGAAAAATCTTGTGCCAGAAGATGAAAAAAGTCTTGATACCGGAAGATCATTCTCCCATGTGTATAACATCATCAGAAGTCTGAGGGGCCCCAATGGCTGTCCATGGGATAAGGAGCAAACAGCATTAAGTCTGAGAAACGCTCTCATAGAAGAAGCATATGAAAGCATAGAAGCGATCAATAACCAGGACAGAGAACATATGCGTGAAGAACTGGGTGACGTTCTTCTGGTCACCCTGCTGATCTCGTATATTGAAGAACAGTCCGGTGCTTTCACTGTGCAGGATGTTATCTCCGGGCTGTCGGAAAAACTGATTCGTCGTCATCCCCATGTATTCGGAGAAGAGAACCTGGATTCCTCGGAAGAAGTGTTAATTCAATGGGATAAGATCAAAGCAATCAACGAAGGTCGGGGCATCCCCTCCTCCATCCTGGATTCCGTTCCCAAGCATCTGCCCAATATGGACCGGTCGTTTAAACTTCAGAAAAAAGCGGCGAAATACGGTTTCGACTGGCAGGATCACAGAGGAGTTCTTGAGAAAATCCGTGAGGAGCTGGATGAGGTTGAAGATGTTCTCACCAGACTGGAAGAACATGACGAGGATTCTGATGATGCGTTCCTTCAGAAAGAGTTGGAACATGAACTGGGTGATGTTCTGTTCGCCGTTATTAATCTGGCCAGAAAAACCGGCGTACATCCCAACGAAGCCCTGTCACGCACAAACAGCAAATTTTACCGTCGTTTCAGCTATATCGAAGAAAAAATGGCTGAGGCGAACCTCGAGATGAATCAGGAAAACCTGGATCAGATGGAACGCTTTTGGATAGAAGCCAAGCACCGGGAAGTTCAGGAACAGACCGTGTAG